A single region of the Oxyura jamaicensis isolate SHBP4307 breed ruddy duck chromosome 6, BPBGC_Ojam_1.0, whole genome shotgun sequence genome encodes:
- the OIT3 gene encoding oncoprotein-induced transcript 3 protein yields MFQYLFFCLCFVVQLQPVSSMALDPCSAYISLNEPWRNTDHQINGSHGQPTCDSQIDGEWYRFTGMAGDAMPTFCIPENHCGTHAPIWLNGSHPREADGIVSRQACASFNGNCCLWNTTIDVKACPGGYYVYHLTKPSVCFHAYCGHFYDICDVVDCQDSCLDTSDCTCSLGTTLGPDGQTCLDENECEQGNGGCSEFCVNLKNSYRCECGVGRTLGSDGKTCEEIEGCHNNNGGCSHTCIEVEDSYQCECPRGLVLSEDNHTCQVPVLCKSSSIEVSIPKDLVGGLDLSLINTSCKGVSNGTHVNIHFSLKSCGTVVDVINDKIIATNLVTGLPKQTPGSNGDIIVRTSKLLIPVTCEFPRRYTISEGYVPNLKNSPLEIMSRNQGIFPFTLEIFKDKDFDEPYRGALPTLKLRDSLYFGIEPLVHVNGLETLVESCFATPTSKIDEILKYYLIQDGCVSDDSVKQYTSKDHLAKHFQVPVFKFVGKDNKEVFLHCRILVCGALDESSRCAQGCRRRVRRSAGREEEEEGEEEASHVAKHILTGGPIRIDFED; encoded by the exons ATGTTCCAGTActtgtttttctgcctctgctttgttgtccagctgcagccagtgtCTTCGATGG CCCTGGACCCCTGCTCTGCCTACATCAGCCTGAACGAGCCCTGGAGGAACACGGATCATCAGATAAATGGCTCCCACGGCCAGCCCACGTGCGACAGTCAAATCGACGGGGAGTGGTATCGCTTCACTGGCATGGCTGGCGACGCCATGCCTACCTTCTGCATCCCCGAGAACCACTGCGGGACCCATGCTCCCATCTGGCTGAACGGCAGCCACCCGCGAGAGGCGGATGGCATCGTCTCGCGCCAGGCCTGCGCCAGCTTCAATGGCAACTGCTGCCTCTGGAATACCACGATTGACGTCAAGGCGTGTCCGGGAGGGTACTACGTCTATCACTTGACCAAGCCCAGCGTTTGTTTCCACGCGTACTGCGGGC ATTTTTATGACATCTGTGATGTGGTGGATTGCCAGGACTCCTGCCTGGACACCAGTGACTGCACGTGTTCCCTGGGGACAACGCTAGGACCTGACGGACAGACGTGTCTGG atgaaaatgaaTGCGAGCAGGGCAACGGAGGCTGCAGCGAATTTTGCGTTAACCTGAAGAACTCCTACCGCTGTGAGTGTGGGGTTGGGCGCACGCTGGGAAGCGACGGGAAGACCTGTGAAG AAATCGAAGGCTGTCACAATAACAACGGAGGCTGCAGCCATACCTGTATTGAAGTGGAAGACTCGTACCAATGTGAATGTCCGAGGGGACTTGTTCTGTCAGAAGACAACCACACTTGCCAAG TTCCAGTGCTGTGCAAGTCGAGCTCTATTGAGGTGAGCATCCCAAAGGACCTGGTTGGAGGCCTGGACCTTTCCCTCATCAACACTTCCTGCAAAGGGGTATCCAACGGCACTCACGTCAACATCCATTTCTCCTTGAAGTCCTGCGGCACCGTTGTGGAT gtgataaatgataaaatcatTGCCACCAATCTGGTGACTGGCTTGCCAAAGCAGACTCCAGGGAGCAACGGGGACATCATTGTCCGCACCAGCAAGCTGCTGATCCCAGTGACCTGTGAGTTCCCGCGCCGGTACACCATCTCCGAAGGTTACGTGCCCAACCTAAAGAACTCGCCCTTGGAAATAATGAGTCGCAACCAGGGCATCTTCCCCTTCACTCTAGAGATCTTCAAAGATAAAGACTTTGATGAACCCTACAGGGGTGCCCTTCCCACCCTCAAGCTTCGGGACTCTCTGTACTTCGGGATTGAACCCTTGGTGCATGTCAATGGACTGGAGACGCTGGTAGAGAGCTGCTTTGCCACTCCCACCTCCAAAATCGATGAGATCCTCAAGTACTACCTGATTCAAGACGG CTGCGTTTCTGATGATTCGGTGAAACAGTACACGTCAAAAGACCATCTTGCCAAGCATTTCCAGGTTCCCGTGTTTAAGTTTGTGGGCAAAGACAACAAG GAGGTGTTCCTGCACTGCCGCATCCTCGTGTGCGGGGCGCTGGACGAGAGCTCCCGCTGCGCCCAGGGCTGCCGGCGGCGGGTGCGCAGgtcagctgggagagaggaggaggaggagggagaggaggaggccaGTCACGTGGCAAAGCACATCCTGACGGGCGGCCCCATCAGAATTGACTTTGAAGACTAA